One genomic window of Glycine max cultivar Williams 82 chromosome 16, Glycine_max_v4.0, whole genome shotgun sequence includes the following:
- the LOC100812640 gene encoding LOW QUALITY PROTEIN: endoglucanase 24 (The sequence of the model RefSeq protein was modified relative to this genomic sequence to represent the inferred CDS: inserted 1 base in 1 codon): protein MGEGCCTQPYPCICKEVVSGFEPMTNKSPRHNFTAAPGLALWERPEDMKEKRPLTQVNSSFPGTEVAAETAAALASASLVFNEIDFAYSRILLQHAQQPFIFADTYRVSYSVGIPXSGFGDELLWAGTWLYHATKDPSYLNCVTEQNEKAFGNLEILSWDDKHAATQVLLSRVNFFGASNIPDAENLDLQMYRETAEILMCMLLPDSPTATTNRTESGLIWVVPWNSLQLSVASVFLAVLYRDYMLTSQTEILYCSGKLYKPVDLRKFSISQFQADYVLGENPMKMSYLVGYGTQYPKYLHHRGSSIAVNATTGCKDGFKWFESPHPNPNVAFGALVGGPFFNETYNDFRNNSMQSEPTTYNGTSWLLSYLAWLLVPP from the exons atgggggagggatgttgtacgcagccttacccttgcatatgcaaagaggttgtttccggattcgaacccatgaccaacaagtcaccaaggcacaactttaccgctgcaccagggctcgccctctggGAAAGGCCTGaagatatgaaagaaaaaagaccACTTACTCAAGTTAACTCATCTTTTCCAGGAACAGAAGTTGCGGCAGAAACTGCAGCTGCATTGGCCTCAGCATCTCTTGTTTTTAATGAGATCGATTTTGCTTACTCTAGGATTCTCCTACAACATGCTCAACAGCCGTTTATTTTTGCCGATACATATAGAGTTTCCTACAGTGTCGGCATCC CATCTGGTTTTGGGGATGAACTCTTATGGGCAGGTACCTGGCTCTATCATGCAACTAAGGATCCATCATATCTAAATTGTGTGACAGAGCAGAATGAGAAAGCATTTGGCAATTTAGAAATTCTTAGTTGGGATGATAAACATGCTGCAACTCAG GTTCTTTTGTCTAGAGTGAATTTCTTTGGTGCAAGTAACATCCCGGATGCGGAGAATCTCGACCTTCAGATGTACAGAGAAACTGCTGAAATCCTCATGTGCATGCTTCTACCTGATTCACCAACAGCCACCACCAACAGAACTGAAA GTGGGCTGATATGGGTGGTACCATGGAACTCTTTGCAACTGTCAGTGGCTTCTGTATTCTTAGCTGTTCTTTATAGGGACTACATGCTGACATCTCAAACTGAAATACTATATTGTAGTGGGAAATTGTATAAGCCAGTAGATCTTCGCAAATTTTCCATTTCTCAG TTTCAGGCAGATTATGTTTTAGGTGAAAATCCTATGAAGATGAGTTATCTTGTGGGATATGGAACTCAATACCCCAAATATTTACATCACAGAGGGTCTTCCATTGCAGTTAATGCTACAACTGGTTGCAAAGATGGATTCAAGTGGTTTGAGTCACCTCACCCTAATCCAAATGTAGCATTTGGGGCACTAGTAGGTGGTCCTTTCTTTAATGAGACATATAATGATTTCAGGAACAACTCAATGCAGTCTGAACCAACCACTTATAATGGCACCTCTTGGTTGCTCTCTTATCTGGCTTGGTTGCTAGTTCCTCCGTAG
- the LOC100801613 gene encoding uncharacterized protein, whose translation MAADEDMSALKSKLSQSNETWKKEMERSQSQVDVLQARIMEVKAQIQGSEEDAKKELEVLWRRVKTTSTLLTYLKSKARIMAVPHLAHTSCGIKKLDGVGLVDKDGIPLSGWSRNVDLCSFDDPDEESWIGINRQHGSLDQQDAVYIGEILKSVQMVTDVMEALVKRVLLAESETTFEKEKVSLGQEEIMRKSAQLENMSMKLEEMERFALGTNGILNDMRQKVADLVEETTRQRQRAAENEEELSRVKREFESLKSYVSSLITVRETLLSSEKQFQTIEKLFERLVGKTTQLEGEKMQKEAEVQKLMEENVRLSALLDKKEAQLLALNEQCKMMALSASNM comes from the exons ATGGCAGCAGATGAAGATATGTCAGCTTTGAAGTCTAAGCTGAGCCAATCAAATGAAACTTGGAAGAAGGAGATGGAAAGAAGCCAATCTCAAGTGGATGTATTGCAGGCAAGGATAATGGAGGTAAAGGCACAAATACAAGGCTCAGAGGAAGATGCGAAAAAGGAGTTAGAGGTTCTATGGCGAAGAGTCAAGACTACTTCTACCCTGTTGACCTACTTAAAATCAAAAGCTAGAATCATGGCTGTTCCTCATCTAGCCCATACATCTTGTGGCATAAAAAAGTTAGATGGAGTAGGGCTTGTTGACAAAGATGGGATTCCATTATCAGGTTGGTCTAGGAATGTTGATCTTTGTTCCTTTGATGATCCAGATGAAGAATCTTGGATTGGAATTAACCGTCAGCATGGTTCCTTGGACCAACAAGATGCAGTTTATATAGGTGAGATACTCAAGTCTGTTCAGATGGTCACGGATGTGATGGAAGCCCTTGTCAAAAGAGTTTTATTGGCAGAATCAGAAACTACTTTTGAGAAGGAAAAAGTGAGTTTAGGTCAGGAAGAAATTATGCGAAAGTCTGCTCAGTTAGAGAATATGTCCATGAAATTGGAGGAGATGGAGCGTTTTGCTTTGGGTACAAATGGTATTTTGAATGACATGCGGCAAAAAGTTGCAGATTTGGTGGAAGAAACAACTAGACAGAGACAGCGTGCTGCTGAAAATGAAGAAGAGCTTTCTAGAGTGAAACGGGAGTTTGAGTCTCTAAAGTCATATGTTAGTAGTCTAATCACAGTTAGAGAAACCTTACTTTCTTCAGAGAAGCAATTCCAAACTATTGAGAAGCTGTTTGAGCG GTTAGTTGGAAAGACTACCCAATTGGAAGGTGAGAAAATGCAGAAAGAGGCTGAAGTACAGAAACTTATGGAAGAGAATGTGAGGTTGAGTGCTCTGCTTGACAAGAAAGAGGCTCAACTTCTAGCATTGAATGAACAATGTAAAATGATGGCCTTGAGCGCTTCAAACATGTAA